CCCGTGACCCCCCCCAGGACCCCCTCACCTTATTCATCTGCGCCCTCCTCTTAGAGGACACAGCCGTCTTCTCGTAGAAGTCAATGAGCAGCAGCACCGGGGTGATCCACCTGGGGGTCGGGGGGGTGTCAGAAGAGGCTGGGGGGGCTCTGAGGGATTTATGGGAACGGGGAGGGGTCTGGAAGGGTCCTTACTTGGGGGTCTGCACCTCCTTGTGTTCTTTGGCAGCttgcaggcagggctgcaccACTTCCAGCAGCTTGATGAGGACATCGAGGACGCAGCTCGATTCCACCACGCGGGCACAGGGCAGCTTCAGCTCCTGCGTGGAGTGGGGAGGGGACAGGTTAGGGACCCCCGAAACCCCTCAGGCATTCCTTCAAACGCTCCAAAATGCCACAGTTTGGACCCCCAAACCCGGGTCTTAGGGCTCTGTGAGGACACCAAGAGCGCTCAACGCAACTGAGTCAACCTGTCAACACCATCATGGTGTCGGTGTGTCAACACGTCAACGTCATCATGTCACTGCTCAACATGTGTGTCAACACGCCAATGTCATGACGTCAATGCTCAACATGTCAGTGTGTCAACACGTCGATGCTGCCATGTCACTGCTCAACGTGTCAGTGTGTCAACATGTCAACGTCATCATGTCAATGTTCAACACGTCAACGTCGTCATGTCAATGCTCAACACGTCAATGTTGTGATGTCAAGGCGCAGCGTGTCAATGTGTCAACACGTCAACGTTCAACGTGTCAACATGTCAAGGCTCAGCGTGTCAACACGTCAAGGCTCAGCGTGTCAACACGTCAAGGCTCAGCATGTCAACATGTCAAGGCTCAGCGTGTCAACACGTCAAGGCTCAGCGTGTCAACATGTCAACACGTCAAGGCTCAGCGTGTCAACGCTCTACGTATCCATGCTCAAAATCCATGTCGTCATGTCAACACTCCACATGCCATCGCTCAACATGCCAATGCTCAGCACTGTGTCAATGTTCAACGTCAACATGCCACATGTCAACATGTCAACGTCACGCCATGTCAACGTCATCACGTCAACGCTCAACCTGTCAACTCTCCACATGTCAACATCAACACGTCAACGCTCAACTTGTCAACACTCAACCTGCCAACGCTCAACACACCAACACTCAACTTGTTGTCACCATGTCAACACTCAACCTGTCAGCGCCCAACCTGTCAACATCATGTCAACATTCAACCTGTCAACACTCAACTTGTCAACATCAACACGTCAACGCTCAACCTGTCAGCGCCCAACCTGTCAACATCATGTCAACATCAACATGTCAACGCTCAACCTGTCAGCACCCAACCTGTCAACATCATGTCAACATTCAACCTGTCAGCACCCAACCTGTCAACATCATGTCAACATTCAACCTGTCAGCACTCAACCTGTCAACATCATGTCAACCTGCCAACACTCAACGTGTCAACATCAACACGTCAACGCTCACCTTGTCAACACTCAACCTGCCAACGCTCAACACACC
The nucleotide sequence above comes from Meleagris gallopavo isolate NT-WF06-2002-E0010 breed Aviagen turkey brand Nicholas breeding stock unplaced genomic scaffold, Turkey_5.1 ChrUn_random_7180001848431, whole genome shotgun sequence. Encoded proteins:
- the LOC104915729 gene encoding E3 ubiquitin-protein ligase HUWE1-like gives rise to the protein MATLPQASNLATRILLLTLLFEELKLPCARVVESSCVLDVLIKLLEVVQPCLQAAKEHKEVQTPKWITPVLLLIDFYEKTAVSSKRRAQMNKVRGSWGG